The following nucleotide sequence is from Streptomyces sp. HUAS CB01.
GGGCCACGCCGTACCCCCTCGTGCGCGGACAACTCCGTCCACCACAGGACTGGTTGTATTCGGTCGCTAGCCGAGCGTAGCTGTCGGCCTCCACGCTCGTGGCGTGAACGAACACATCACCCCCACGTCCACCCCCACCCCCGCCTCCCAGTACGGCATGCGGTTCACCGTCGGAGCGCACTCCGCCCGCCATGTGCGCCGGATCCTCCGCAGCTACCTCGGCCTGTGGGGCATGCCGGGCCTCGCCGACGACGCCTCTCTCGCTCTCACCGAGCTGCTGGCCAACGTCGCACGCCATGTCCCCGACCGGCGCTGCGCGCTGCTGATCGAGCGCGGCCCGGAGGGCGTGCGCGTGGAGGTGCGCGACGAGTCCCCCGTACTCCCCCGGCTGCTGAGCGCGTCATCGGAGGACGAGTCCGGACGCGGGCTGGCGCTGCTGGACGCGGTGGTGCACACGTGGGGCGTCTCGCAGACGGGCGCGCCGGGGAAGACGGTCTGGTTCGAGTGCCGTCGTCACGTGCCGTGACGGTCCCGGTGGACGCACACGCCGGGCGTGCCGGTTCGGATGAGCGGCGATGAGTTCCGGTCGCGGCGGTAGTCCTACCTCCGAACACACTCTGCGGAAGGG
It contains:
- a CDS encoding ATP-binding protein translates to MRFTVGAHSARHVRRILRSYLGLWGMPGLADDASLALTELLANVARHVPDRRCALLIERGPEGVRVEVRDESPVLPRLLSASSEDESGRGLALLDAVVHTWGVSQTGAPGKTVWFECRRHVP